From Sporolactobacillus pectinivorans:
ATGCCAGAGACAGTACTTTAAGAAGTGGAAAAACTGTAATACAAAATAAGATGAGAAGACCGACGATACCGACAGTATTCTTTAAAATGACTGATGCGCCGATCACTGTATCAGCTGCTTCAGTAAACATCCGACCGACTACAGGAAGAAAATTTGCCGTAAAAAACTTTGCGGATTTAACCATCAGTCCGTCTGAGATTGCCGCGGCAGCGCCTTGAACAGACATGACGCCAAGAAAAACGGCAAAAAAAGCGGCAAGTGTGAACAGCGCGACGTTTCTCAACAGGTCGCTTAATTTAGTCAGTTTATAATCATCCGAAAGCGTGCTGACGATGCTCAGCAGGGCTGACATAAACAGAAGAGGCAGAATGAATACAGAGACGAGCCATCCGGAAATATTGACAAGAAATATAATCAAAGGATGAAAAAAAGCAACCGAAGCTGCGCCCCCCGCCGCTGCCGTCAGCCCGAATATCAGTGGAATAAGAGCGAGAAGAAAATGGCTCATGGTCTGCACTGTATCACTCGTATAACCGATGGCCAATCTGAAACTGTTGAGCAGAAGAATTAATAATACAAGTGTGACCACAATATAAGCCACCTTTGAAACCGTCTTAACTTCAAAAGCAGATTGAATGGCCTGCAGCAGCGTTGAGAAAACAGAGAGCATGATTAGTGTGCCAAGAAGCTTGCTGTTCACAACCAGCTCATTGAGAAAAAAATGAAGCAGTCCGTCAAACAGCTTTTTTAAAAAGCCTTGCTTATCAGATTGGACAAAGTTTTTGAAATTTGGGTTCGTTTCCGGAAGATACCCATTGTAATCATTTGCAACTTGATTCCAGTACGATTCAATTTGACTGGTACTGATACTGCCTAGCTGCTCTTTCGACCACTGTTCAGGTGTGGAGTTGCCCTGGGCTGAGGCCGTTTGAGTCTGAAAAAGGAAAAATACAAAAATGGTCAAGGCAAGAAAAAGCAGCCATGAATGAGAGCCCGTCCAGACAGTTTTCATTTACCCCCCTCCTACTTGCGGCATCAGATTCATCACTGTATCAACAATCGCAGTCAGTATCGGAATGGCCATCACAAGAATGGCGATTTTCCCTGCAAGTTCAATTTTCCCTGCAAGCGCACTCTGACCCGCATCTTTGGCAATCTGCGCACCGAATTCAGAGATATAAGCAATACCAATAATTTTAAGCACAGTCGCAACATACACACTGTTCAAATGCGCGGTTTCAGCCATTCTTTTCAGCATGTCCATGACCAGCTTGATCTGATCGACAAGCATGATAAAGATAAAAGTGCCGACGATCACAGTCAGCAGGAGAGCAAATACTGGATTCTTTTCTCTGAGAATAAGCGCCAGAAAGGTCGCCGCCAGGCCAAGGCCGACAATTTGCAAAATATCCATAAGTTCATCCTTACATGAACAAGAAAACGTTTTTTATTTTCACAAATAGGTCGTCAATCATTGTAGCGGCCATATACAGAATGACGACAAAACCAATCAGAGTAACCCATTGCGCCCAGTCGTCTTTTCCCATCTGTTTAAGTACGGTTTGGATCATCGCGACAATGATGCCAATCCCCGCAATCTGAAAGATCGTATTCACGTCCAGCGACATCCGGGTCCCCTCCTCTCTTCGGAAACATTAGGACCTGTTAGATTCAATTCAGATACAGATGAGTACAATCAGAATTCCGGCAAGAAATCCGAGACTACGCGTCATTTTCTCATTTGCCCGCTGCCTGGCGCGTGCTTCCTCCTCTTCACGTTCAAGGTGGGCAAGCGCCAGATGAATATGTTTCTGTTGATTTTCAGCATCTTCTGTACCCAATGTTGACCCAAACTGTAAAATCACTTCTTTTTCAGGCTTGCTCATCGACGTTTCCGGCCAGAACTCATCTGCAGCCTGTGGCCAGGCATCATGGAGCGGTACTCTGTCTAAAATCATTTTCTTCTGCAGAAGCTCGAAAAAACGGGCCACCGGCTGAGGAAGCTGCACGGAGAGATGCACCGCCATATCATCGACCGGCACGCGTCCGTATACAATCTCGGCTTCTATTGACTGAAGCGCGGAACGCC
This genomic window contains:
- the spoIIIAB gene encoding stage III sporulation protein SpoIIIAB codes for the protein MIQVLGSILIVAASTAAGIVIAYGYRSRPREIRQWRSALQSIEAEIVYGRVPVDDMAVHLSVQLPQPVARFFELLQKKMILDRVPLHDAWPQAADEFWPETSMSKPEKEVILQFGSTLGTEDAENQQKHIHLALAHLEREEEEARARQRANEKMTRSLGFLAGILIVLICI
- the spoIIIAE gene encoding stage III sporulation protein AE: MKTVWTGSHSWLLFLALTIFVFFLFQTQTASAQGNSTPEQWSKEQLGSISTSQIESYWNQVANDYNGYLPETNPNFKNFVQSDKQGFLKKLFDGLLHFFLNELVVNSKLLGTLIMLSVFSTLLQAIQSAFEVKTVSKVAYIVVTLVLLILLLNSFRLAIGYTSDTVQTMSHFLLALIPLIFGLTAAAGGAASVAFFHPLIIFLVNISGWLVSVFILPLLFMSALLSIVSTLSDDYKLTKLSDLLRNVALFTLAAFFAVFLGVMSVQGAAAAISDGLMVKSAKFFTANFLPVVGRMFTEAADTVIGASVILKNTVGIVGLLILFCITVFPLLKVLSLAFIYNVAAAVLQPLGKGAVTDSLVIMAKSMFYLFSALAVVSLMFFLALTIIITAGNISLMVR
- the spoIIIAD gene encoding stage III sporulation protein AD, whose amino-acid sequence is MDILQIVGLGLAATFLALILREKNPVFALLLTVIVGTFIFIMLVDQIKLVMDMLKRMAETAHLNSVYVATVLKIIGIAYISEFGAQIAKDAGQSALAGKIELAGKIAILVMAIPILTAIVDTVMNLMPQVGGG
- the spoIIIAC gene encoding stage III sporulation protein AC, whose product is MSLDVNTIFQIAGIGIIVAMIQTVLKQMGKDDWAQWVTLIGFVVILYMAATMIDDLFVKIKNVFLFM